A genome region from Astyanax mexicanus isolate ESR-SI-001 chromosome 19, AstMex3_surface, whole genome shotgun sequence includes the following:
- the LOC111196953 gene encoding deleted in malignant brain tumors 1 protein, whose amino-acid sequence MDLRTRMLRPHLTLMLVVIILGNSWLADGVNIRLVNGTGFCSGRVEVYYNGEWGTVCDDYWDMNDAAVVCRQMGCGEALSAHDSAHFGGGSGPIHLDDVACSGSENSITGCHRASSHNCNHGEDAGVTCRDVLIPALTLISSHSVVSPGESVQFKCTFPLYYTTLNYHLYKNGLLIKNQTATYSTTFRLTVDASHQGQYSCDCSYTSIFSTSSRSSTVGITIGKSTNYDFIISRSKLSSK is encoded by the exons tagtcATTATACTTGGAAATTCCTGGTTGGCTG ATGGCGTGAACATAAGACTTGTTAATGGAACTGGTTTCTGCTCTGGTAGAGTGGAGGTTTATTATAATGGCGaatggggaacagtgtgtgatgattacTGGGACATGaatgatgctgcagtggtgtgcagACAGATGGGATGTGGAGAAGCTCTCAGTGCCCACGACAGTGCTCATTTTGGTGGAGGAAGTGGCCCGATACATTTAGATGATGTTGCTTGTTCTGGAAGTGAAAACTCCATTACAGGCTGCCATCGTGCATCATCACACAACTGTAATCATGGTGAAGATGCTGGGGTTACTTGTAGAG ATGTCCTAATCCCTGCGCTCACCCTGATCTCATCGCACTCTGTCGTCTCACCTGGGGAGTCTGTTCAGTTCAAATGTACTTTTCCCCTTTACTACACGACGTTAAACTACCATTTATATAAAAAtggattattaataaaaaacCAAACAGCTACATATTCAACAACATTTAGATTGACTGTGGATGCATCACATCAGGGCCAGTACAGCTGTGACTGTTCATACACAAGCATCTTCTCCACCTCATCCAGGAGCAGCACTGTTGGCATCACTATCGGTAAGAGCACAAATTATGATTTTATAATAAGCAGAAGTAAGCTAagttctaaataa